The Hevea brasiliensis isolate MT/VB/25A 57/8 chromosome 1, ASM3005281v1, whole genome shotgun sequence DNA segment CATAACTTTTATAATTTGGTACTCAAGTAACAAATCTCTGTGAGACGATATCTTTTatttactacttgaacgacccgtatacttgcggagtacACAACCTTCTGTTTGCCATAACATCTACCTTACTAAACAATTTGCATTAGCTTATTGCAAATTGAGTGGCTTTACAATTACTATAATTATCGTTGAAAATCTATTAGAGAAATTGAcatgaaataattttattttcttacagacataattaaataaaaacctGAGCATAAATACCTGGGCTGGGTTAATGGCTTAGCAAAATATTTGCCATcgtataattattttgtatttctaATATGTACTTtattttgtttctttatttttttttaattatttttgttaataataatttttttttatttttaaaatattatgcaACAATCATTAGTTGAAAACTGttagataaaaattttaatatatatatatatatatatatatatatatatatatatatatatatatatattataattatttatgtacATTTCTAATTATGATATGATAATATTtggtataaataaatttcataaaattttgtgaaatcttttataaatttaaaattttagtatttagtttaaataaaaattcatttaaaattattaataattaatttcataaaatttattataattaaataaaattttattaaaatttatagaatttacaaataaattttaaatttcaaatcatatatatttaaagtaataaaactattcttttattatatattattttatttattttaaacacaaaatttatttcatccaaaataaatttcacatttaatataaaatatatcaaataaaaaaatcatttataaataaattttattataaaataaaattcattttataaACAAAATAAATTCTATCCCATAATTGAACCAAATAAATCTTTTTATCACTTAAATAATAAatacatttaaaattattttttcaatcgTGATACTTATTGAATCAGCTTACAGTTGAGTTATTACATAGAGAAGACTGTTGATGAGTAGATTACTTAAATtactttatatataataatttaatatattacttaaattaatttatattaaaataattgaatttttaaaattaaatttaaaatatttttattttaaaataatctcAAACAACTCAATTTAATCCGTTTACTATTTCAAACAAAATATGACGTTTCGCCTGTATTGAGTATTATAAGTGTcatgtaattaattttaaaatatgataTTTAATCCATTGACTACATCAAATATAACGTTTACTATTTCAAATATGGCTTATTATTTAACGGAGGCTTTCGAGGGCCATCTATATGTGATTGAATTAGCTTTTAATTACTaagtcttttatttttattttttatataaaaagttaatttatcatattaaaaattaattttttatttaaatatttttaaattttaattactaaaatcttattttatagtaaaaaaataatgattttttaacATTTGCAGTTAGATTAAGAAAAagtgaattatttttttaatatatatattatttataaaatttaaaaattatttttaaaaatattttttatatttaaattttaagaattttaataatgataatTCCATATGATATATGtgctttttttttaactttttttttcccttttattgATATATGATAACTaatatagaaaataataaaaataatctattaattaacttattttaaaattgaaaattaaatgatgtattatcaaatacaaaattatatcaattattattaaaaaaaatttaaatattaatacttcaaatagaATCAactttttgtttaaatatttttgaatttcaacTCTAAAAATCTTATATTATACTAaaagataatattttttaattaaattttttattggattagaaaaaagattaattaaatttttttttagaaaataagagATAAAACTTTCATTAAATTGAGGTGAAATATAAATATGAGGTATACAATTTCTTACTACTCTAATTTcgcataagaaaatttaagataaattaaCGCAAAAAATAATTGTAATTATCTTAATTTAAAGGAATTGATTGTATTGACACAGTATTTGAGTTAGCCAATCGATAAAAAGCATACTCTACTTATTGGTAATctaatatgaaatttatgactCCATAGTCTTTTTATGAGTCCAATATGAAATTTatctaattttaatatcctcaaaaTGAGAAATATGTACTATCATTGCACTCTAATCAAAATAATAAAGCAAAATGCTTAATAATTCCATAATAAGAAAAAATTGGAGTAAATTCTTGTCGATACACAAATATCAAATCCTCATAGAAGATAGGACAATAAATCTTTCATGACAAAACTTATATCTATCAACAAAAATAAGTCGAAAACAAaataactatatttaaaaaaatacggATACGAAgattattaaagaaatataaaattaatataaaaaaaaaagtaaccacCAGTTAAAATACTCAGCAATGAGCAATTCAAAAAGCTCCAAATAAAGTTATTCTTATCGTTACACTGGTATGTATAAAATTTGattttagattaatttttaaacacttcaaaattttcaaaataatattttatcaaaatctcaTGTAACAGAAACTCTTATCATTTAACGAAGGTTTTCGAGGGCCATCTGTATGTGACCGAATTAGCTCTTAgctactaaaaattaaaaattgattcGAAACTTTTTTTAACCGTGGAATAAATATTGGGCTAAACTTgccaaaattattattattaacgtaCTCATGGAATGAAATTACCTGTTCAGAAAATCATAATGAAGTTATCAACCCACTCTCAAGTaagttatttatattaatttttatgaatttttaaaattgattggcataattttagatttttagttttatttaaaattGTATTAAAGTTTAgtgaattttaaaatataatattatattaggcGTAGAAATAGGAATTTCTTTTTAATTGGtgaatttttatggattttttttttatttgtgaagaaactattttatattaaaaatgtgTTTTTAGAGGAAATTAGTTTATTTTGagtcaaaaatatttttatttatatattataattgaaCTATTATTGATTGAAATAGAAAGATGGAATTGAAATGATTCCAtgctaaattattattattattattattattattattattattattattcaagatattaaaaataaatgctaGCTTGATCAATAGTAAGCAGTAATGTTAGTGGTTGTatgattatataaaataaattattgataaatttattattagatatataaatttcatatttacATATTAATTACAAATGAAAATTCTTTCATATATTACGTGATACAAACACAAAAAGCTTGCAATCAATTAAATTCAGAAAATTCAtagttttaaaatataaatatgagaTCCAatcttatatttaaataatagctAGACTTATCAGATTAGTGattattaattttagagttttagatTGAGCTAAGGCTATCCCAGATTAAACAGTACatctaaaaaatataatataatcatGTGGATTTGTATGTAAATTTTCAAGTGAAGAAGGTTAATTTCTCAAACCAGAGGCAAAGGTTATAATAAGCTTTTGattatagaaaaataaagagCACAAATATACATGGAATATATATATCTAAGGACCCATCCCTAAAATGATATGCAAAATTCAGACCAAACATAAAATGAGCTTATACTAAGCAAACTCAACTTTAATTTCAGGTAGAAGGCATTGACTGGGCACAAACTCGAAGAAAACATCTCAAAATAAAATCAAAGCAAAAAAGCTACGCTTGCAGTAACAGAAAATGCGCAAGAATTGCAGTCCTGATACTTGAGTACCAAAATCACTCCATTAGGCTGCAACACATCCACCAACACAGCATCCAAAGCCAAATGCAGCATTTGCTCTCACAGCACCATTCAATAGTTTGCCAGCTCATCCCctgccaaaaaaataaaaaattgcatTAGAAATCACAGTCAACAATAATTTTGAAAGCCTTTAAGCGTTTGATCCAAGATATAATATGATCAAAATATGTCAATACGAAATAATACAAAGTTGAAAGTGAAAACCAATTACCAATGGTAGCGAGCATGCACAAAGCATGGTAGAAAGGTAGTTTTAGTAGAATCATCCTCCCATTCAACATCTTTCCACCATCGTTCCTCTGCATTAATCTCAACTTTGCCTCCATTTGCGCTGCTCGAGTTTAATGGCAGCTTCTTAAGCTGTGGGCATTCATATACGTCGATTTTTTCTAGAGAGGGAAAGGACAAGGCTTTGGGATATATGCTTTTCAGTTGTGGTAAATAATACAACCTGAGCACTTGGAGTTTAAAAAATGGGTTAAAATTTTCATCCCCAACTTGAACATCATCTAACTTTTCAACACTTACTATCTCTTCTATATGCTTGTTCACTTGCACATTCAAACACGTCAAATTTGGAGCTAGAATAACCCATGTCAGATCCCTCAATCTGAGGCTTCCTCCTAAAGTCAATGTATGAAGGTTATTAAAGTATGTCTTCCTTGAGATCATTGAGTTGCCCAGACCTCCACCTGCATCATGTGCTTCTATCTCTTCCATTACAACATTAACACCCAACTCTTCTGAATTACTTCCACCAATTATAACCATATCTTCTAGATTCTTCATATTTGCCAACCACCAAATGTTGAGAGATTGTGGACTTGGAAACAAATTAAGCCATAGAGCTCGAGTACAGTTGAGTAATGTGTGGGTGTTGACATAACTCTGGAGATCTGAGACACTTCGTATTGTACTGCTCAATTCATTCAAGTGTTCCAAACATTGTAGCTCCTCTATTAGCTTGTTCTCTTCCCTCAATATATTATCTTCCAATTCTTCGACCCAAATAAAACCAACGTTGTACATTTTCAAAACTTGCAATGATGATAAACTGGATATGACTCCCCTTGGAATCATATTTAGCTCGAAATTACCCACCAAGTTCAGATATTTCAGTTTTACCAACATTTTCAACTCAATTGGCAATTGACTTATCAACGTCCATGACAGATTAAGATATTGCAATGAGTTCAATTTTGATATTCCTACCGGCAATTTTTTGATATTAGTACTTGATAGGTCTAAAATGGTTAGTGTACCCATAAACTGAAAGAAACCATCACTGATTCCACTCAAATTACGATTGTCGCTGAGAAATAAAGTCAAAAGATCAGGACATCTAGGAACTTCTTGGATTCTCTCGAAGGAGTTTGCCATCAAGGACATCCGCTTTAATACTTCCCATTTTCCAACCTCTGGTACTCGAGTTAATTGGGCACCCGCTTCCACAAAaaacttatgtttttctttttcatatttaCATGCTATTAACAGAGCCATATCACGAATCACATCATGCATTTTCACATGTCGGCCTTTCTCTTCCAATAAACATGCCCCAACAAGAGTGCCAATTATAGAATATGCCTCATTGCGAGTACAAAAATTCTCATAAATCCAATAATGTACCAAGTCATCTTTCTCAATTTCAAACTCTTCCGGAAATAAGGAACAATATAAGAAACAAAATTTAACTTTATCACTAAGCAAACCGTCATAACTAAACTTCAATCTTACAAATACCTCAACCTCCATGTCTTGAATTACCTCATCCTCCATGCCTGGTGAGCTTGAGGCAGGGCTTCTAAGTACCTCAAGAGCATGCTCCCATTCTTCCTTTGTAACTTTACTGGCCATTGCTCTGCCAATGGTAATGAGTGCGATTGGCAACCCACTACACTCTTTAGCAACATCTTGAGCCAGAGGAACAATATCAAAATCAATATCCCCAACCTTCTTCTGAAACAACGCCCAAGCTTCTTCCCAAGCCAAAGGTTCTACTTTTATCATCTTTTCAGCTTCCATTTGCCCGCCTACTCTGCAAGAGCGTGTTGTGAATACTATCTTGCATCTGTTTTGTCTAGTAGGTAGAGGAACCCCAATCTCTTGAAGGTCAACTCGCCGCCATATGTCATCTAATAATAATACAAATTTCTTTCTACTCAGTACATGAAATATGTCTTCCGCTTTCTCACGAaggcttttctttttccatttcttATCCAAAAAGCCAATTCTTTTCCAAATCTGCTCTTGAATCTTCTCAGGTTTCAAATCTTTAGAAACCACAGCCGAAATCACAACATCAAAATTATTAGATATAGTGGCAAATCTGTTGTTGATTTTAGTAAGAAGAGTAGTTTTACCGACTCCCCCCATACCGTATATGCCAACAATTCTCACCTCATCTCCCGTGATGTAGCTCCATGCCTCGTCTAAGGTAGTTTCAGTGCCCAATGTTGGATTAACATTTCCTACTACCACTGGTTTTGGAAGTGTCCTCTCAACCACTTCCTTAAAATCTCCTTCGCTCATCAAACCAACCACATGTTTGAGGCTTCTGGAAACGCTTTTCCCAAACATGTAGGTGGACTTACAGTTCTTGGAGCAACAACCTGCGAGACACAATTTCTGTCTTTCTCGCGTAGCTCTGTTGAGGAGAGAATCAAATTCAGTAATGGTAGCGTCTACCCTTGAAAGCCATCCTCCAACTCGATCCAGCTGCACTGTTTGTGGAGTTTCCTCACTGTTGACTCTCCGCATCACATCATTGCTCAGCTCTCTTAATTTATCTCTTGCAGTCTCAAGTTCTTGAAGATTGTCTTCAAGCTGACATACATAAAGAGCTTGTCCAGCAACGCAATCCCAGCAACGACCGATCAAGGCATCACCGCATTGAATTGAAAAGACGTGACCCATAGTTTATGAAGAATTGGACAGAAGCGTAAAAAAATGAACGGAAGCTAAGTTATTACAAGAAATCTAAGGGATGAAAAATGAACTCTTTGTTTGAAAAAATGATaagaaagaaagggagaggagagaAATCGAGAGTGGAGAGAATGATGGAAATGAAATTACTTTTGTCTCTCTTGATTGAAATGTGAAGAGAGAAAATAAAGTGAAGTGAAAAATGAGAGGCAAAAAGATGAAGAATAATGGTATTGATCCCTTTAAGTCTTTGCAGTTTGCATAATAATGGATTCTATGGCTTTTTGATAACGATGCATGAATCGTTTTATTCCTTGCTTCATTGTGGAGTCTATGGCTTTTGAGGAAAGACAGTGGTCTTAATAATGCTagtttaaaaatgaaataaaaatattttttgattaaattattattaaattattatcccTTTAAACTTTCATTTTTAATTACTTTCTGACCTAATAATAAAAGAGGgctaataatttttttcttttcagagTCAATACACTAACGGCAAATTAATTATCTTTTTAGATGAAGAACTAATTTATTTAGCGGAATTGAAATTTAAGGATTCAATTATTACCTAATTTTAAACAAGGATTAATATATGAATTTTACCAAATCTTATAAACTTAGTTCTAAATTATTCTAATTATTAATAGTGAAATATTTAGACGTAAAAGAAGATTCCTTTCATACAAGGGCAATTTTGCCATTATAAAATAGTTTTTTTAGACGTTAAATTGGAAGGAAAGGATCAATTTgtttaataaaattgaaattcacgAATTCAATCTTTACTCAAACTTTAAATAACAGTTAGTATGCgggttttattaaattttaaggacttagatataaattaataatttattccaaggaagaaagggagaggagagaAATGGAGGGTGGAGAGAATCATAGgaaataaaattacttttttcTCTCTCTTGTTTGGAAAGTAAAGAGAATaaggtaaagaaaaaaaaaagagaaaaaaggaaataataattttttatttatttaaattattatgttgGCTTtaacttttttataaaaaattaattataaaaccaCAAATTATAAAGGTAGGTCAATTTCTTTTCTAAATTATACATGATCCGTTCGAATCAAACCAAACTAATAAAGTCAGTCTTGATAGTATTTAAATCaaaacaaacaaattaaatttcaaaataaaacAAATTTCATTTTTACATTAAGTGAATTGAGttcaatttaaactcaactcaactaaactcaactcaactaagtctttattccaaaaatttggggttggctatatggattcgctttctccactctaaatgatagggttaaatcctcagaaatatatAATGCTTCTAGATCATGTTGCACTACTTTCCTTCAAGTCAATTTAAgtctacctctttttttctttctatcctctaacctaatgtgctctacttgtctaactggagcctccgtatgtctacgcttcacataaccaaaccacctcaatcttccttctctcaacttatcttcaattagcaccactcctacattttctttaatactctcattacggactttatctagtctagtatggccactcatccaccttaacattctcatctctgtaactcttatcttagacgcatacgactctttcagtgcccaacactcactaccatataacatagccgtatggtcagacggtaaaattttcctttcaacttattgggaatcttacgatcacataaaactcccgtggcacgtctccacttcatccatccggctttaatcctatgacaaacatcctcctcacatcccccatctacttgaaggactgagcctagatatttaaagtgattactttgggacagtacaactccattcaaactaactccttccctatcatccgtttggccttcactgaacttacaatgcatgtattctgtcttcgttctacttaacttaaaaccctttgactctagagtatttctccaaagctctagctttctattgacttctTCTCGTGTcttatctatcagaacaatatcatctgcaaacatcatgcaccaaggaatactctcttgtatatgtttcgttaattcatctaaaactaatgtaaaaaggtaagggcttatgactgatccttggtgtaatccaattgagatcagaaaatctcttgtgtcccctcccactgtacgcacaatagtagttactccttcatacatatctttcaacacttgtatgtacctaatagatacttcttttgttctaacacattctataagacatctcttggaacactatcataagccttctccaaatcaataaaaaccatgtgtagatctttcttcacatctctatatttctccatcaagcttctaatgagaaagatcgcttccatagttgaacgaccgggcatgaaaccaaattgattgagagagatagaagtatcatgacgcagtcgatgctccacaactctctcccacaacttcatagtatgactcatgagtttaattgccctatagtttgagcaacttt contains these protein-coding regions:
- the LOC131183382 gene encoding probable disease resistance protein At5g63020; translated protein: MGHVFSIQCGDALIGRCWDCVAGQALYVCQLEDNLQELETARDKLRELSNDVMRRVNSEETPQTVQLDRVGGWLSRVDATITEFDSLLNRATRERQKLCLAGCCSKNCKSTYMFGKSVSRSLKHVVGLMSEGDFKEVVERTLPKPVVVGNVNPTLGTETTLDEAWSYITGDEVRIVGIYGMGGVGKTTLLTKINNRFATISNNFDVVISAVVSKDLKPEKIQEQIWKRIGFLDKKWKKKSLREKAEDIFHVLSRKKFVLLLDDIWRRVDLQEIGVPLPTRQNRCKIVFTTRSCRVGGQMEAEKMIKVEPLAWEEAWALFQKKVGDIDFDIVPLAQDVAKECSGLPIALITIGRAMASKVTKEEWEHALEVLRSPASSSPGMEDEVIQDMEVEVFVRLKFSYDGLLSDKVKFCFLYCSLFPEEFEIEKDDLVHYWIYENFCTRNEAYSIIGTLVGACLLEEKGRHVKMHDVIRDMALLIACKYEKEKHKFFVEAGAQLTRVPEVGKWEVLKRMSLMANSFERIQEVPRCPDLLTLFLSDNRNLSGISDGFFQFMGTLTILDLSSTNIKKLPVGISKLNSLQYLNLSWTLISQLPIELKMLVKLKYLNLVGNFELNMIPRGVISSLSSLQVLKMYNVGFIWVEELEDNILREENKLIEELQCLEHLNELSSTIRSVSDLQSYVNTHTLLNCTRALWLNLFPSPQSLNIWWLANMKNLEDMVIIGGSNSEELGVNVVMEEIEAHDAGGGLGNSMISRKTYFNNLHTLTLGGSLRLRDLTWVILAPNLTCLNVQVNKHIEEIVSVEKLDDVQVGDENFNPFFKLQVLRLYYLPQLKSIYPKALSFPSLEKIDVYECPQLKKLPLNSSSANGGKVEINAEERWWKDVEWEDDSTKTTFLPCFVHARYHW